Proteins encoded together in one Miscanthus floridulus cultivar M001 chromosome 16, ASM1932011v1, whole genome shotgun sequence window:
- the LOC136514449 gene encoding uncharacterized protein translates to MGCCISKKCDEPPGAAAGEASRRRSEARDPPPPPPEEETVKEVLSETPKAKPRPRPRRVAASAGQEAGETAAKPKLSTARAKDGGGRTRRAVGPARSGPSGDEKSEVASESSAATTAAGPERSPAKASRRRAAAVPGGVARGAGGAGGGRSGGGRASPSPPQTRRRDAVTGERPARRSPSPAAKRTQEQRRAGAGAASAASGTQRKSPVPPARTCGHASPRRGQEAPPEVSLPAQTREPEHCASPPPVLPEENAGAVAGDGEGKESLDNPLVAMECFIFL, encoded by the coding sequence ATGGGTTGCTGCATCAGCAAGAAGTGCGACGAGCCGCCGGGCGCCGCGGCTGGGGAAGCTTCCCGGCGTCGGTCGGAGGCGCGTgacccgccgccgcccccgccggaGGAGGAGACGGTGAAGGAGGTGCTCTCGGAGACCCCGAAGGCCAAGCCGAGGCCCAGGCCGAGGCGCGTGGCCGCGTCAGCGGGGCAAGAAGCAGGGGAGACGGCGGCCAAGCCGAAGCTTAGCACTGCTAGGGCGAAGGATGGCGGTGGCAGGACGCGTCGGGCGGTGGGGCCGGCGCGTTCCGGGCCTTCCGGCGACGAGAAGTCGGAGGTGGCGTCCGAGTCCTCGGCCGCGACCACCGCGGCGGGCCCCGAACGGTCCCCGGCGAAGGCGTCCAGGAGGCGGGCGGCAGCCGTGCCCGGCGGGGTCGcgcgcggcgccggcggcgccggcggcgggcgcTCAGGTGGCGGCCGCGCGTCCCCCTCGCCGCCGCAGACGCGGCGGCGCGATGCCGTTACCGGGGAACGGCCGGCGCGGAGGTCCCCGTCGCCCGCGGCGAAGCGGACGCAGGAGCAGCGCCGTGCTGGCGCGGGCGCCGCTTCCGCAGCCTCTGGGACGCAGCGTAAGTCGCCTGTCCCCCCCGCGAGGACCTGTGGCCACGCGTCGCCGCGACGTGGGCAGGAGGCGCCTCCCGAGGTGTCGCTGCCGGCGCAGACACGCGAGCCTGAGCATTGTGCGTCTCCGCCGCCAGTGCTACCAGAGGAGAATGCCGGCGCGGTTGCCGGCGACGGTGAGGGGAAGGAGTCGCTGGACAACCCGTTGGTGGCCATGGAGTGCTTCATCTTCCTGTAG